In Bradyrhizobium sp. CCBAU 051011, the following are encoded in one genomic region:
- a CDS encoding ABC transporter substrate-binding protein, translated as MKITRRHILATISAATVLGASAMAQAADTVRIGLPTKTYWPTTIAETAVRQKLFEKEGIKAELTIYRGGAETFEAMAAGAADVILDATSLVSAGRKKGVNSKVLANAAMGYYGWQLMTLSKSTLGVNDLKGKKVAITSAGSGSDLLALWTQQDKKIEFTRVPVGGGGLVPNLLAGNVDAAVVYSPLSFQISKSGEARSILDFSKEVPPNLAAGWIALDKYVQDKPQLVQKTLNALYGALMFMRANKDASVKLITELYEIPAEIAALEYENTIMKLETDGSMDGPKITEQLQLALDMAKAGGMKDLGPAAEIISTQFKPVPTKF; from the coding sequence ATGAAGATCACGCGACGCCACATACTGGCAACGATATCAGCCGCCACCGTGCTGGGCGCATCGGCCATGGCGCAAGCCGCCGACACCGTTCGCATCGGACTTCCGACCAAAACCTACTGGCCGACCACGATCGCGGAAACCGCGGTGCGCCAGAAACTGTTCGAGAAGGAAGGCATCAAGGCCGAACTGACGATCTATCGTGGCGGAGCCGAGACGTTCGAGGCGATGGCGGCAGGTGCCGCCGATGTCATTCTCGACGCGACTTCGCTGGTATCGGCCGGGCGCAAGAAGGGGGTCAACTCCAAGGTGCTCGCGAACGCCGCCATGGGCTATTACGGCTGGCAGTTGATGACGCTTTCGAAATCGACGCTCGGCGTCAACGATCTGAAAGGCAAGAAGGTCGCCATCACCTCCGCGGGCTCCGGCTCCGACCTGCTGGCGCTGTGGACCCAACAGGACAAGAAGATCGAGTTCACCCGCGTTCCCGTCGGCGGCGGTGGGCTGGTGCCGAACCTGCTCGCAGGAAACGTCGACGCAGCGGTGGTTTATTCGCCGCTAAGCTTCCAGATCTCCAAATCGGGCGAAGCGCGCAGCATTCTCGACTTCTCCAAGGAAGTACCGCCGAACCTCGCTGCGGGGTGGATCGCGCTCGACAAATACGTACAGGACAAGCCGCAACTGGTGCAGAAGACGCTGAACGCGCTCTATGGTGCGCTGATGTTCATGCGCGCCAACAAGGACGCCTCCGTCAAGCTGATCACCGAGCTTTATGAAATACCCGCCGAGATCGCGGCGCTGGAATACGAAAACACGATCATGAAGCTTGAAACCGACGGCAGCATGGACGGGCCGAAGATCACCGAGCAGCTTCAGCTCGCACTCGACATGGCCAAGGCCGGCGGCATGAAGGACCTTGGGCCAGCGGCGGAGATCATCTCGACGCAGTTCAAGCCGGTTCCGACCAAGTTCTGA
- a CDS encoding ABC transporter permease — translation MRAGIGVKAARIAIVVALFAIWEILSRTGIVNPRLLPSASDTLVTLGDLLQRASVRRDLVVTASEVATAFALAVPVGALIGFLIAENRYFADVAKPLLFFAFSIPKSIFLPMFILVFGVGFSQKVGFGFFSTIFIVIMSTTTAVESVKVEHLTVARSYGATPMQTAFRVYLPSMLPVLLEALRISMIFNLTGVILAEMYASRDGIGHQIATWGENFQMKQLLAGVVMIAAIAIAFNELVRWVETRCSHWRT, via the coding sequence ATGCGAGCAGGCATTGGCGTAAAGGCGGCGCGGATCGCCATTGTAGTGGCGCTGTTTGCGATATGGGAGATCCTGTCGCGGACCGGCATCGTCAATCCGCGCCTGCTCCCTTCCGCCTCCGACACGCTTGTCACGCTGGGCGATCTCCTGCAGCGGGCGAGCGTGCGTAGGGATCTCGTAGTCACCGCGAGCGAGGTGGCGACCGCGTTCGCACTCGCCGTTCCCGTCGGTGCCCTGATCGGCTTCCTGATCGCGGAGAACCGTTACTTCGCCGATGTCGCGAAACCGCTGCTGTTCTTTGCCTTCAGCATCCCGAAATCGATCTTCCTGCCGATGTTCATCCTGGTGTTCGGGGTCGGCTTTTCGCAGAAGGTCGGCTTCGGATTCTTCTCGACCATCTTCATCGTGATCATGTCGACCACGACAGCGGTGGAGTCGGTCAAGGTCGAACACCTGACGGTCGCCCGCTCCTATGGCGCGACGCCGATGCAGACCGCATTTCGCGTCTATTTGCCGAGCATGCTCCCCGTTCTGCTGGAGGCGCTGCGGATATCGATGATCTTCAATCTCACCGGCGTCATTCTCGCCGAAATGTACGCCTCGCGCGACGGCATCGGCCATCAGATCGCGACCTGGGGCGAGAATTTTCAGATGAAGCAGTTGCTCGCCGGCGTGGTGATGATCGCGGCCATCGCAATTGCCTTCAACGAACTGGTCAGATGGGTGGAAACACGATGCAGCCATTGGCGAACATAA
- a CDS encoding ABC transporter ATP-binding protein has translation MQPLANITPLKPAGAIEVRNVGQVFKTTTQDVVALEDVSLDVKPGRFVVLVGPSGCGKSTLLMMMAGLRQQTSGTITISGAPIPVPDPNRVGVVFQEASLFPWLTAEENVEFPLALRGVTKSDRRTRAQDALKLVGLDGFGKRHPHELSGGMKQRVSIARGLVQDPPVLLMDEPFAALDEQTRMTMGDELLRIWAATGKTVVFVTHSLTEAVYLADEVIVMSPRPGRIVDHLQVSLPRPRTYEMLSGDAFGSLRDRIWRHIRKSA, from the coding sequence ATGCAGCCATTGGCGAACATAACCCCGTTGAAGCCGGCCGGCGCGATCGAGGTCCGCAATGTCGGGCAGGTCTTTAAGACCACGACGCAGGATGTCGTGGCGCTGGAGGATGTTTCGCTGGACGTCAAACCCGGCCGCTTCGTCGTGCTGGTCGGCCCGAGCGGCTGCGGCAAGTCAACGCTTTTGATGATGATGGCCGGGCTGCGCCAGCAGACATCAGGTACCATCACCATCAGCGGCGCGCCGATCCCCGTGCCCGACCCGAATCGCGTCGGCGTGGTATTTCAGGAAGCCAGCCTTTTTCCCTGGCTCACCGCAGAAGAGAATGTCGAATTCCCGCTGGCGTTGCGGGGAGTCACGAAAAGCGATCGCCGCACCCGAGCGCAGGATGCGTTAAAGCTCGTCGGCCTCGACGGTTTCGGCAAGCGCCATCCACATGAACTGTCCGGCGGCATGAAGCAGCGCGTCTCGATCGCGCGCGGCCTGGTGCAGGATCCGCCGGTATTGCTGATGGACGAGCCGTTCGCGGCGCTCGACGAGCAGACCCGCATGACCATGGGCGATGAGCTGCTGCGGATCTGGGCAGCGACCGGCAAGACCGTGGTGTTCGTCACCCACAGCCTGACGGAAGCGGTCTACCTCGCCGACGAGGTGATCGTGATGTCGCCGCGGCCCGGCCGCATCGTCGATCATCTGCAGGTCTCGCTGCCGCGGCCGCGCACCTATGAGATGCTGAGCGGCGACGCGTTCGGCAGCCTGCGCGACCGCATCTGGCGGCATATACGCAAATCGGCATGA
- a CDS encoding ABC transporter permease, translating to MSAATLRRLIVVALIALWEILPRAGLIPELFLPSLSSTLAAGWNEAGEYGHALAVTLYEVAISMAFACGGGILLGAIVGSLPRPRILIMPMVSSLYAVPLVILYPVFTVWLGIGSESKIAFASIYGFLPTMLATAAGIQTIDPQLLLAARSMGATLSQRLVWVIIPAAIPTVLSGLRVGGALVIVGVVVSEMLISSAGIGYLISRYRTILDSPHVFAGVLLVLAMAIAFNAAIKWIERKAAIWQTGTRAGQTASEEIAPTALQPAT from the coding sequence ATGAGCGCGGCAACGCTTCGCAGATTGATCGTGGTGGCCCTGATCGCGCTGTGGGAAATCCTGCCGCGCGCAGGCCTCATTCCCGAGTTGTTCCTGCCATCGCTGTCCTCGACGCTCGCGGCCGGCTGGAACGAGGCCGGCGAGTACGGCCACGCGCTGGCCGTGACGCTCTATGAGGTCGCAATCTCGATGGCATTCGCCTGCGGCGGCGGCATCCTGCTCGGCGCCATCGTCGGCAGCCTGCCGCGGCCGCGCATCCTGATCATGCCGATGGTCTCGAGCCTCTATGCGGTGCCGCTCGTCATCCTCTATCCTGTCTTCACAGTCTGGCTCGGCATCGGCTCGGAATCCAAGATCGCCTTTGCCTCGATCTATGGCTTCCTGCCGACGATGCTGGCGACCGCCGCCGGCATCCAGACCATCGATCCGCAGCTATTGCTCGCCGCGCGCAGCATGGGCGCGACGCTGAGCCAGCGCCTGGTGTGGGTGATTATCCCGGCGGCGATCCCGACCGTGCTTTCGGGGCTGCGCGTCGGTGGCGCGCTGGTCATCGTCGGAGTCGTCGTCTCGGAAATGCTGATTTCCTCCGCCGGCATTGGCTACCTGATCTCACGCTATCGCACCATTCTCGACAGCCCGCATGTCTTCGCCGGCGTGCTGCTGGTGCTGGCGATGGCGATCGCGTTCAACGCCGCGATCAAATGGATCGAGCGCAAGGCCGCGATCTGGCAGACCGGCACCCGCGCCGGACAAACTGCGTCGGAAGAAATAGCGCCCACGGCGCTGCAGCCTGCTACCTGA
- a CDS encoding polysaccharide deacetylase family protein: MFDLTLTFDNGPEPGVTPRVLDTLRERGIKTTFFVIGEKLGDPERRRLAGRAHDEGHWIGNHTFTHSVPLGRQHDPETAHNEIGRTQDAIGDLAHSERWFRPFGGGGNLDRRLLKPSVVDYLIRNKHSCVLWNAIPRDWDDPDGWADRAIEQCQTQPWSLMVLHDLPGGAMDHLERFIDRATKAGAHFHQDFPPDCVPIRSGEIVLPIQPYVSNIEESVTP; the protein is encoded by the coding sequence GTGTTCGACCTGACGCTGACTTTCGACAATGGTCCCGAGCCCGGCGTCACGCCGCGCGTGCTCGATACCTTGCGCGAACGCGGCATCAAGACGACCTTCTTCGTGATCGGCGAAAAGCTTGGCGACCCCGAGCGCCGTCGGCTGGCAGGGCGCGCGCACGACGAGGGCCACTGGATCGGCAATCACACCTTTACGCATTCGGTGCCGCTTGGGCGGCAGCACGATCCGGAAACGGCACACAACGAGATCGGCCGGACGCAAGACGCGATCGGCGACCTCGCCCATTCAGAGCGCTGGTTCCGGCCGTTCGGCGGCGGCGGCAATCTCGATCGGCGGCTGTTGAAGCCTTCGGTCGTCGATTACCTCATCCGCAACAAGCATAGCTGCGTGCTCTGGAACGCAATCCCGCGAGACTGGGATGATCCGGACGGCTGGGCCGACCGGGCCATCGAGCAATGTCAGACGCAGCCGTGGAGCCTGATGGTGCTGCACGATCTACCCGGCGGCGCCATGGATCATCTCGAACGCTTTATCGACCGCGCCACGAAAGCCGGCGCACATTTCCACCAGGACTTTCCGCCTGACTGCGTCCCGATCCGGTCGGGCGAGATCGTGCTGCCGATCCAACCCTACGTTTCCAACATCGAAGAGAGTGTCACACCATGA
- a CDS encoding fumarylacetoacetate hydrolase family protein: protein MKIASFKAGPTVTYGLITNTGIIDAGKRLKAHPTLKSLLAKGSLDELKALQGERPDYALAEIELLPTVPDPDKIFCIGVNYATHLAESGHPTPPHPMIFTRFANSQVGGGQPMIRPLESERFDFEGEMAVIIGKAGRRIAREKALAHVAGYACYNDGSIRDWQRHTSQFAPGKNFVGTGAFGPWMVTTDEIPDISKQTIATRLNGVEVQAAPISDLVFDVPALIAYCSTFTELVPGDVIVTGTTGGVGAYRTPPLWMKDGDVVEVEVSGIGVLRNPVKDEVAATATRAA, encoded by the coding sequence ATGAAGATCGCGAGTTTCAAGGCCGGCCCGACCGTAACCTACGGCCTGATCACGAACACCGGCATCATCGATGCCGGGAAGCGGCTGAAAGCGCATCCGACACTGAAGTCGCTGCTCGCAAAGGGATCGCTCGACGAACTGAAAGCGCTGCAAGGCGAACGGCCCGATTACGCGCTGGCCGAAATCGAATTGCTGCCGACCGTGCCCGACCCGGACAAGATTTTCTGCATCGGCGTCAACTACGCCACGCATCTGGCCGAAAGCGGCCACCCCACCCCGCCGCATCCGATGATCTTCACCCGCTTTGCCAACAGCCAGGTCGGCGGCGGCCAGCCGATGATCCGGCCGCTGGAATCAGAACGTTTCGACTTTGAAGGCGAGATGGCCGTCATCATCGGCAAGGCCGGCCGCCGCATTGCGCGCGAAAAGGCGCTCGCGCATGTCGCAGGTTATGCCTGCTACAATGACGGCAGTATCCGCGACTGGCAGCGTCACACCTCGCAATTCGCGCCGGGCAAGAATTTCGTCGGCACCGGCGCGTTCGGCCCCTGGATGGTCACGACGGATGAAATCCCTGATATCAGCAAGCAGACCATTGCGACCCGCCTCAACGGCGTCGAGGTGCAGGCCGCGCCGATCTCGGACCTCGTGTTCGATGTTCCGGCCCTGATTGCCTACTGCTCGACCTTCACCGAACTCGTACCCGGCGACGTCATTGTCACCGGCACCACCGGCGGCGTCGGCGCCTATCGCACACCGCCGCTCTGGATGAAGGATGGCGACGTGGTCGAAGTCGAAGTGTCCGGCATCGGCGTGCTGCGCAATCCGGTCAAGGACGAGGTTGCTGCGACTGCAACGCGCGCGGCCTGA
- a CDS encoding uroporphyrinogen decarboxylase family protein, whose amino-acid sequence MNLPKHLLPTTVVGSYPQPEWLVDRAMLSKVVPRTRLHAMWRLPAEHLEEAQDDATIVAIRDMERAGIDIVTDGEIRRESYSNRFATALEGIDDENPAMITSRSGHATPVPRVVGPVKRRGPVERHDMEFLRKNTDRAAKITLPGPFTMSQQAKNEYYKDDEELAMAFAEAVNAEALDLQKAGADVIQLDEPWVRNNPDLARQYAVKAINRALQGITVPTVVHLCFGYAAVVPGSTKPAGYSFLAELADTSAEQISIEAAQPKLDLGVLKDLSSKKIMLGVLDLGNPEIETADVVAGRIRNGLKHVAADRLVVAPDCGMKYMPRHVAFGKLKAMCDAAATVRKELS is encoded by the coding sequence ATGAACCTGCCCAAGCATCTGCTGCCGACCACGGTCGTCGGCAGCTACCCGCAGCCGGAATGGCTGGTCGATCGCGCGATGCTGTCCAAAGTGGTGCCGCGCACGCGTTTGCATGCGATGTGGCGGCTGCCGGCCGAACATCTGGAGGAGGCGCAGGACGACGCCACCATCGTCGCCATCCGCGACATGGAGCGCGCCGGCATCGATATCGTGACCGACGGCGAAATCCGCCGCGAAAGCTATTCGAACCGCTTTGCCACCGCGCTCGAGGGCATCGACGACGAAAATCCGGCGATGATCACCTCGCGCAGCGGGCACGCGACGCCGGTCCCGCGCGTGGTCGGCCCGGTGAAACGCCGCGGCCCGGTCGAGCGGCACGACATGGAATTCCTGCGCAAGAACACCGACCGCGCGGCCAAGATCACTCTGCCCGGCCCGTTCACGATGAGCCAGCAGGCCAAGAACGAATACTATAAGGACGACGAAGAGCTGGCGATGGCGTTCGCCGAAGCCGTCAACGCCGAAGCGCTCGACCTGCAAAAGGCCGGCGCCGACGTGATCCAGCTTGACGAGCCCTGGGTGCGCAACAATCCCGATCTTGCCCGGCAGTACGCCGTCAAGGCGATCAACCGCGCCTTGCAGGGCATCACCGTGCCGACCGTGGTGCATCTGTGCTTCGGTTATGCCGCGGTCGTCCCCGGCTCGACCAAGCCAGCCGGCTACTCCTTCCTCGCCGAGCTCGCCGACACCAGTGCCGAGCAGATTTCGATCGAGGCGGCGCAGCCAAAACTCGATCTCGGCGTGCTCAAGGATCTGTCGTCGAAAAAGATCATGCTCGGCGTGCTCGACCTCGGCAATCCCGAGATCGAAACCGCCGATGTGGTGGCCGGCCGAATTCGCAACGGCCTGAAGCATGTCGCGGCCGATCGGCTGGTTGTCGCGCCCGATTGCGGCATGAAATACATGCCGCGCCATGTCGCGTTCGGAAAGCTCAAGGCAATGTGCGATGCGGCCGCGACCGTCCGCAAGGAGCTGAGCTAG
- a CDS encoding nuclear transport factor 2 family protein, whose translation MPRRDAEIEDDRLIRELLQNWAIWRDAGDWERFRTVWHPDGRMMATWTQGTGDEFIEISKQAWAKGISILHFLGGVSVDLAGNRAISQTKMTISQRAEVEGVLCDVLCTGRFYDFLEKREGRWGIVLRQPIYEKDRMDPVTPGTAPVLDRALLEQFPQGYRHLAYLQTRIGYTVKRDMPGLKGPEVEALYARGAAWLKGNPI comes from the coding sequence ATGCCCAGACGTGACGCCGAGATTGAAGACGATCGCCTGATCCGGGAATTGTTGCAGAACTGGGCGATCTGGCGCGATGCCGGCGACTGGGAGCGCTTCCGCACGGTCTGGCATCCGGACGGCCGCATGATGGCGACCTGGACGCAGGGCACCGGCGACGAATTCATCGAAATCAGCAAGCAGGCCTGGGCCAAGGGCATCAGCATCCTGCACTTCCTGGGTGGTGTTTCGGTCGATCTCGCCGGAAACCGGGCGATCTCGCAGACCAAGATGACGATTTCGCAGCGCGCCGAGGTAGAAGGCGTGCTGTGCGACGTGCTTTGCACCGGGCGGTTCTACGACTTCCTCGAAAAGCGGGAAGGGCGATGGGGAATCGTGCTGCGCCAGCCGATCTATGAGAAGGACCGGATGGACCCCGTTACCCCCGGCACAGCGCCTGTTCTGGATAGGGCGTTGCTTGAGCAGTTTCCACAGGGCTACCGGCACCTCGCTTATCTGCAGACCCGCATCGGTTATACCGTCAAGCGCGACATGCCCGGTCTGAAGGGGCCCGAAGTCGAGGCATTATACGCGCGGGGCGCGGCGTGGTTGAAAGGTAATCCGATCTAG
- a CDS encoding DUF2778 domain-containing protein, translating to MGNRTTSAAELASRPRTRLYREAAFGVAAFAMALGLAAWATDFDLSRWVDPASANFASTTSFDERFGPSSVRRSLAINYPSRPAVRPQRSDFEAEFGHIESQLGGPSREQIVQPEPEQPAPTVEAAIPLPRSRPVLANLQSMRNDPPTVSADNRTMFEKLADLVPMRFSLASLTPGDGLLSERKDLAALGYDSQTAVYDISARTVYLPNGVKLEAHSGLGSLMDNPAHVDQRMVGATPPNVYDLKPREKLFHGVAALRMTPVGENEMHGRNGLLVHSYLLGPNGDSNGCVSIKDYDRFLQAYRNGEVKRLVVVPSLREGLTASRRSPSPS from the coding sequence ATGGGTAATCGTACGACCAGCGCAGCCGAGCTTGCTTCGCGCCCGCGTACCCGATTGTACCGCGAAGCGGCATTCGGGGTCGCGGCGTTCGCCATGGCATTGGGGCTGGCTGCCTGGGCGACCGATTTCGATCTGTCCCGCTGGGTCGATCCCGCATCCGCGAATTTTGCCAGCACAACCTCGTTCGACGAGCGGTTCGGTCCGTCCTCCGTGCGCCGTTCGCTGGCCATCAATTACCCCTCGCGTCCCGCCGTACGCCCGCAACGCTCTGACTTCGAGGCTGAGTTCGGGCATATCGAAAGCCAGTTGGGCGGACCATCGCGAGAGCAGATTGTCCAGCCCGAGCCCGAGCAGCCTGCGCCAACGGTTGAGGCTGCGATTCCCTTGCCAAGATCCCGGCCGGTCCTGGCCAATCTTCAGTCGATGAGGAACGATCCGCCGACGGTCTCGGCCGATAATCGCACCATGTTCGAGAAGCTCGCCGACCTGGTGCCGATGCGCTTCTCGTTGGCGTCGCTGACGCCGGGAGACGGGCTGCTCAGCGAGCGCAAGGATCTGGCCGCGCTTGGCTACGACAGTCAGACCGCCGTCTACGATATTTCGGCCCGCACGGTGTACTTGCCGAATGGCGTCAAGCTTGAGGCACACTCCGGGCTCGGCAGCCTGATGGACAATCCGGCACATGTCGACCAGCGCATGGTCGGCGCGACGCCGCCGAACGTCTACGATCTGAAACCGCGCGAGAAACTGTTTCATGGCGTCGCGGCGCTGCGCATGACGCCGGTCGGCGAAAACGAAATGCATGGGCGAAACGGCTTGCTCGTCCACAGCTACCTGCTCGGTCCCAACGGCGATTCCAACGGCTGCGTCTCGATCAAGGATTATGACAGGTTCCTGCAGGCCTACCGGAACGGCGAGGTGAAGCGGCTCGTCGTTGTGCCGAGCCTTCGCGAAGGCCTGACCGCATCGCGGCGTTCACCGTCTCCGTCATGA
- a CDS encoding DOPA 4,5-dioxygenase family protein: protein MTGEPGAGGPRPLGEIASYHAHIYYDPATTRAEAEQLRSWIGERFSVTLGRWHDVKVGPHDQAMYQVAFAREIFPELVPWLMLNHGKLSVLVHPNTTNPRRDHLADPIWIGPALAVHADKLPEHAEMEQAPVPNTNPVLRP from the coding sequence ATGACGGGTGAGCCGGGAGCGGGCGGGCCGCGACCACTGGGCGAGATCGCCAGCTATCACGCCCATATCTATTACGATCCAGCGACCACACGGGCCGAAGCCGAGCAACTGCGCAGCTGGATCGGCGAGCGCTTCTCGGTCACGCTCGGGCGCTGGCACGATGTCAAGGTCGGGCCGCACGATCAGGCCATGTACCAGGTCGCCTTTGCCCGCGAGATATTCCCCGAACTGGTGCCCTGGCTGATGCTCAACCATGGCAAATTGAGCGTTCTGGTCCATCCGAACACGACCAATCCGCGCCGGGACCATCTGGCCGATCCGATCTGGATCGGGCCGGCGCTCGCGGTGCATGCGGACAAGCTGCCGGAGCACGCTGAAATGGAGCAGGCGCCGGTACCAAATACCAATCCGGTCCTGAGGCCCTGA
- a CDS encoding carboxymuconolactone decarboxylase family protein — protein MARLPLIDPAATGGDIRTSFDRMPVVLNIFRMMAHAEANFIPAMRFANSILHRQKLSHVNRELLILQVAQWEHGEYEWRQHVPIALGVGVTQRQIDCIEQGKYEDAAFNEAEKALLAFGREVIENVRVAAPVFAAMRQHFSEQEIVESILAIGFYMTMARLTEATEVDLDAAAGMTVFESSKKRLG, from the coding sequence ATGGCAAGACTTCCTCTGATCGACCCGGCGGCAACCGGCGGCGACATACGCACCTCCTTCGACAGGATGCCGGTCGTCCTTAATATCTTCCGGATGATGGCGCATGCCGAGGCCAATTTCATTCCGGCGATGCGGTTCGCCAATTCGATCCTGCACCGCCAGAAGCTCAGCCACGTCAATCGCGAGTTGCTGATCCTCCAGGTCGCGCAGTGGGAGCATGGGGAATATGAGTGGCGGCAGCATGTTCCGATCGCGCTCGGCGTCGGCGTCACGCAACGGCAGATCGACTGCATCGAGCAGGGCAAATACGAGGACGCCGCCTTCAATGAGGCCGAAAAGGCGCTATTGGCGTTCGGCCGTGAAGTGATCGAGAACGTGCGCGTTGCAGCACCGGTCTTTGCCGCGATGCGCCAGCACTTCAGCGAGCAGGAGATCGTCGAATCGATCCTTGCGATCGGATTCTACATGACGATGGCGCGCCTGACGGAAGCAACCGAGGTCGACCTCGACGCCGCCGCCGGCATGACCGTCTTCGAGAGCAGCAAGAAGCGGTTGGGCTGA
- a CDS encoding VOC family protein: MSRIFGAVCQNGYVVRDIRAAMDHWVNVMGVGPWYYIDKVKTDYFRHRGQYSAMEMSVALANSGDLQIELIQQRNDAPSMYKEFLDSGREGLQHMSYWTRDYQAVYDRALSLGYNVGHEGQIGGEKGRFAYFDTQAHPGTVVEISDISGSKGSFFEHIRKVAAGWDGSDPIREVGGR, encoded by the coding sequence ATGAGCCGTATCTTTGGCGCGGTCTGCCAGAACGGATATGTGGTGCGTGATATCCGCGCCGCGATGGATCACTGGGTCAATGTGATGGGCGTCGGGCCCTGGTACTACATCGACAAGGTCAAGACCGATTACTTCCGCCACCGCGGCCAGTACTCCGCCATGGAGATGAGCGTGGCGCTCGCCAATTCCGGCGATCTCCAGATCGAGCTGATCCAGCAGCGCAACGATGCGCCCTCGATGTACAAGGAGTTTCTCGATTCCGGCCGCGAAGGCTTGCAACACATGTCGTATTGGACCCGCGACTATCAGGCCGTCTACGACCGCGCGCTGTCGCTTGGCTATAACGTGGGTCACGAGGGCCAGATCGGCGGCGAAAAGGGCCGCTTTGCATATTTCGATACGCAGGCCCATCCCGGGACCGTGGTGGAAATTTCAGACATCAGCGGCAGCAAGGGGAGCTTCTTCGAGCACATCCGCAAGGTCGCCGCCGGCTGGGACGGCTCCGATCCCATCCGCGAGGTGGGCGGCCGTTGA
- a CDS encoding SDR family NAD(P)-dependent oxidoreductase: protein MTRRVEGKVVLVTGAANGIGRGAVLVLAREGAKIVATDLQDEKGEGLLRELRAGGCECEYYHHDVTREEDWQSVVTAIKARFGRLDVLVNNAGIGLSGPVVDMAFADWKRQVAVNLDGVFLGVKHSLPLMRAGGGGSIINVSSIAGIKASPNVSGYCATKGGVRLFTKSVALECAAARDGVRVNSLHPGITETAIWDTLIGTVEDGANGGRERGPTLDKLTERAVPLGYKAAPEDIANGILWLASDESRYVTGTELVIDGGRSIG from the coding sequence ATGACGCGGCGTGTCGAAGGAAAGGTCGTTCTGGTGACCGGCGCTGCCAATGGCATCGGGCGGGGCGCCGTTTTGGTGCTGGCCCGCGAGGGCGCGAAGATTGTCGCGACCGATCTGCAGGATGAGAAGGGCGAAGGCCTGCTGCGCGAATTGCGCGCCGGTGGCTGCGAGTGCGAATACTACCACCACGACGTGACGCGCGAAGAAGACTGGCAGTCGGTCGTGACCGCGATCAAGGCGCGGTTTGGCCGGCTCGATGTCCTCGTCAACAACGCCGGTATCGGCCTTTCGGGCCCTGTCGTCGATATGGCTTTCGCCGACTGGAAGCGGCAGGTGGCCGTCAATCTCGACGGCGTCTTCCTCGGCGTGAAGCATTCGCTGCCGCTGATGCGGGCAGGTGGCGGCGGCAGCATCATCAACGTTTCCTCGATCGCGGGGATCAAGGCGTCGCCGAACGTCTCGGGCTATTGCGCGACCAAGGGCGGCGTGCGGCTGTTCACGAAATCGGTCGCGCTGGAATGCGCCGCCGCCAGGGACGGTGTACGCGTCAACTCACTGCATCCCGGCATCACCGAAACCGCGATCTGGGACACGCTGATCGGCACCGTCGAGGACGGCGCGAACGGCGGACGGGAGCGCGGCCCGACGCTGGATAAGCTCACCGAACGCGCCGTCCCGCTCGGGTACAAGGCGGCACCTGAAGATATCGCCAACGGCATTCTGTGGCTCGCCAGCGATGAAAGCCGCTACGTCACCGGCACCGAACTCGTGATCGACGGAGGCAGGTCGATCGGCTGA